The following are from one region of the Dreissena polymorpha isolate Duluth1 chromosome 2, UMN_Dpol_1.0, whole genome shotgun sequence genome:
- the LOC127866311 gene encoding AN1-type zinc finger protein 4-like isoform X1 has protein sequence MLFSKSYNTTLRDDGYLLVISGIPIAQQHLIWKSEELEDEYCLHDYRIHDGATLKLVLAMRGGPINTRRIPMEDPALREMAEYVEANRDEILEKLPGNRQVTLVVFREGDQLNFFRVVDRGDGTLTPLSESLSGVSMGNLYDEEEEEDAPSKEKVEENEQLKEKMKQIRLKMDKLNISKKPHRKPHPPSSGRASSRTSRLRHLPASTSYSLAGTSSLNRNLCLPPVGHTVGPMSHHSSFALRHSLLRDRMERREREEEKEKASAAFETSLAAVGGASKLASDSDDSDGGEPSYELDSLEQLTKVLSRVMDAGGYGVDNSNEEYPDLETVDEISSDIKETSGQDDHISDKPVDPGEHDKTVTEPAVSNCDKGSASKSPANAKRDLLRLGSQAEEGAVGGVSRPVTSTKIKDTSPDYVRESLRATPSSKGKSKIKDYSLFDSLRDTLGGSSSLSRHSSLDKRKEFTLESLSTSEARAMSGLLRQASLEKVGSSRIGNVTVTSASRNRVSGNYTLGSSTFPDARITTPEGRLMSARLQRMTASRDGRILSPTHRLPPVKAKKKATKRCFLCAKKTGLACSYVCRCGNNYCASHRYAESHDCTYDYKTEGRKLLEQNNPVVSAPKLPKI, from the exons ATGTTATTTTCTAAATCATACAACACAACTCTAAGAGACGATGGGTATCTTCTTGTGATTTCAGGCATCCCTATAGCTCAGCAGCACCTGATCTGGAAGTCTGAGGAGCTGGAGGATGAGTACTGTCTCCATGACTACCGTATCCACGATGGCGCCACTCTCAAACTAGTCCTGGCAATGCGCGGCGGACCCATCAACACACGCAGAA TTCCAATGGAGGACCCGGCACTGCGAGAGATGGCCGAGTACGTGGAAGCCAACCGGGATGAAATCCTTGAAAAGTTGCCTGGCAACAGGCAGGTCACCCTAGTCGTGTTCCGAGAGGGAGACCAGCTCAATTTCTTCCGGGTAGTTGACCGAGGTGATGGCACCCTAACTCCGCTCTCAGAGTCCTTAAG TGGTGTTTCTATGGGAAACTTGTATgatgaggaagaggaggaggatgCTCCCTCCAAGGAGAAGGTAGAAGAGAATGAGCAACTCAAGGAGAAAATGAAACAGATCAGGCTAAAAATGGATAAGCTAAATATCAGCAAAAAG CCACACAGAAAACCTCATCCACCCAGCTCTGGACGTGCCAGCAGTCGCACATCACGTCTGCGACATCTCCCAGCCAGCACCAGCTACAGTCTTGCTGGCACCAGCTCGCTGAACCGCAACCTCTGTCTGCCCCCTGTGGGTCACACAGTAGGGCCCATGAGTCACCACTCCAGCTTCGCTCTGCGACACTCCTTACTAAGAGACCGCATGGAGAGGCGCGAGAgggaggaggagaaggagaagGCTTCAGCTGCATTTGAAACTTCCCTGGCAGCTGTGGGAGGGGCCTCCAAGCTGGCGTCAGATTCAGATGACTCAGACGGGGGTGAGCCTAGTTATGAGCTCGATAGTCTGGAACAGCTCACTAAAGTGTTGTCACGCGTCATGGATGCTGGTGGCTATGGCGTTGATAATAGTAATGAGGAATATCCAGATTTAGAAACTGTAGATGAAATTTCTAGTGATATTAAAGAGACTTCAGGTCAAGATGACCATATAAGTGATAAACCAGTTGATCCAGGGGAGCATGACAAGACAGTCACTGAACCTGCTGTGTCTAACTGTGATAAAGGCAGTGCCAGTAAGAGTCCTGCCAATGCGAAGCGTGATTTACTCAGGTTGGGCAGTCAGGCGGAGGAAGGGGCCGTTGGGGGAGTATCCAGGCCTGTAACATCCACTAAAATTAAAGACACTTCACCTGACTATGTTCGTGAGTCCCTACGTGCCACACCCTCTTCCAAGGGCAAGTCTAAAATTAAGGACTATTCTCTTTTCGACAGCCTTCGGGACACTCTTGGGGGCAGTTCATCCTTGTCCAGGCATAGCTCCCTTGATAAGAGAAAGGAGTTTACATTAGAAAGTTTGAGTACCAGTGAAGCAAGAGCGATGTCTGGATTACTTCGTCAGGCATCCCTAGAGAAAGTTGGCTCTTCTCGGATAGGAAATGTGACTGTAACAAGTGCTAGTAGAAACAGGGTCTCTGGAAACTACACTCTTGGAAGCTCTACATTCCCTGATGCTCGCATCACAACCCCAGAAGGCCGACTTATG TCTGCGCGGTTGCAGAGAATGACTGCAAGTCGAGACGGTCGGATTCTGTCCCCCACGCACCGCCTGCCGCCAGTCAAGGCAAAAAAGAAGGCAACTAAACGCTGCTTTCTCTGCGCAAAGAAGACTGGCTTGGCTTGTAGTTATGTGTGCAG ATGTGGCAACAACTATTGTGCCAGTCATCGTTACGCAGAGTCACATGACTGCACATATGACTACAAGACTGAGGGGCGCAAGCTTCTAGAACAGAACAACCCTGTAGTCAGTGCCCCAAAACTACCCAAAATTTGA